From a single Solanum dulcamara chromosome 4, daSolDulc1.2, whole genome shotgun sequence genomic region:
- the LOC129888011 gene encoding uncharacterized protein LOC129888011: MEHLETNIVHYWLVGHPMISQFEFKHRQTFGATLLFPILSILIYLSFTLLSLRFPSLLPTVSAAALRCITATHSLILCILSLIMAAGCAISVLHEMATHAHNWNWIICYNELNYENIFLRGPLAFWGYVFYLSKILEFLDTLLILLSSSRSRRLSFLHVYHHALVPLFCYVGVATGQSMWPAGVIINASVHVLMYAYYFLSAIGKRPRWKKLVTDVQIAQFMFGIVCFGAVMYYHLTSEFGCSGIGVWFFTICFNVSLLALFLNFHFKTYAKNNSKKA; this comes from the coding sequence atggaacATCTTGAAACCAATATAGTCCATTATTGGCTAGTTGGCCACCCAATGATCAGTCAATTTGAGTTTAAGCATAGACAAACTTTTGGTGCCACTTTGTTATTTCCCATACTATCGATCTTAATTTACTTGTCTTTCACTCTATTATCTCTCCGTTTCCCATCACTCCTTCCCACCGTTTCTGCCGCCGCCCTCCGCTGTATCACCGCCACCCACAGCCTCATCCTGTGTATTCTCTCGCTTATCATGGCCGCCGGTTGCGCCATCTCGGTTCTCCACGAGATGGCCACTCACGCCCATAATTGGAACTGGATCATCTGTTATAATGAGTTAAATTACGAAAATATCTTTCTTCGAGGACCGTTGGCTTTTTGGGGCTACGTGTTTTATCTTTCCAAGATTCTTGAATTTTTAGACACCCTTTTGATCCTACTAAGTAGCTCGAGATCTCGACGGCTCTCGTTCCTCCACGTGTACCACCATGCATTGGTGCCACTCTTTTGTTATGTTGGTGTTGCAACTGGCCAATCCATGTGGCCTGCTGGGGTGATCATTAATGCTTCGGTTCACGTACTAATGTACGCTTATTATTTCCTGTCTGCTATTGGAAAAAGGCCAAGGTGGAAGAAATTGGTGACTGATGTACAAATTGCACAGTTCATGTTTGGCATTGTGTGTTTTGGGGCAGTGATGTATTATCACTTGACTAGTGAGTTTGGGTGTTCTGGGATTGGTGTTTGGTTCTTCACTATCTGTTTTAACGTCTCACTTTTAGCACTTTTTCTCAACTTCCACTTCAAGACCTATGCCAagaataactctaagaaagcaTGA